The following proteins are co-located in the Telopea speciosissima isolate NSW1024214 ecotype Mountain lineage chromosome 9, Tspe_v1, whole genome shotgun sequence genome:
- the LOC122638952 gene encoding cytochrome P450 736A117-like, whose protein sequence is MDMFAAGTDTSTTLLEWTMTRLLKHPEVMKEVQKEERGIAFATGRENIKEDDIEQMHYLKAVIKEMLCLHPPIPLLIPLESIEGAKIKMYNILAKTTVIINAWAIGRDPAVCKK, encoded by the exons ATG GATATGTTTGCTGCTGGAACTGATACCTCGACTACACTCCTAGAATGGACAATGACAAGGTTGTTAAAGCATCCAGAAGTAATGAAAGAAGTCCAAAAGGAGGAAAGAGGGATTGCGTTTGCAACAGGTAGAGAAAATATTAAAGAGGATGACATAGAACAAATGCACTATTTGAAAGCAGTGATCAAGGAGATGCTATGCTTGCATCCTCCAATCCCTCTATTGATTCCACTTGAATCAATAGAAGGAGCCAAAATAAAAATGTATAACATTCTAGCAAAGACAACAGTGATAATCAATGCCTGGGCAATTGGAAGGGATCCTGCTGTCtgcaagaaataa